The Hymenobacter oligotrophus genome has a window encoding:
- the recN gene encoding DNA repair protein RecN, whose protein sequence is MLVDLRIQNYALIESLELRPSSLLSIITGETGAGKSIMLGAIGLLLGNRADSKLLFNTAKKCVIEGQFDISGYHLQDIFEAEDIDYDAQCILRREISPNGKSRAFVNDTPVTVETLRKVGANLMDIHSQHDTLLLGDAVFQLNLIDLYAGLVPTRTQYSSAYRQYRKLAADLKHLEDQVAQANKELDYHSFLLNELEEARLDGDNQEALEQELKELEHAEEIKQKLTYALQSLSEGEYCATSSLKEASIMLGHIAGYSESARQLKERLESCLIELRDIADETELAEQRTEADPRRLEELQARLTVLYNLQRKHQVRDLQSLLAVRDELQQKVGSVLNLDKEIGRLRKDAEGALATVNKRAAHLSEQRRKAFPQFERELAELLFDLGMPNARLVVQHSAGQPTASGTDVISLLFTANKGAQPQTLSKAASGGEFSRLMLCVKYLLADKTALPTIVFDEIDTGISGEIAVKVGRMMQQMAKKHQLITISHLPQMAAAGDAHFFVYKEDRADRTVSRIRRLTEEERIREIAQMISGARVTENAVQSARELLSMRGESELVAA, encoded by the coding sequence ATGCTGGTTGACCTCCGCATACAGAACTACGCCCTCATCGAGTCGCTGGAACTGCGGCCCTCGTCGCTGCTGAGCATTATCACGGGCGAAACCGGCGCCGGCAAGTCCATTATGCTCGGCGCTATTGGTTTGCTTTTGGGCAACCGGGCCGACTCGAAGCTGCTCTTCAACACCGCCAAAAAATGCGTGATTGAGGGCCAGTTCGACATTTCGGGCTACCACCTGCAGGACATTTTTGAGGCCGAAGACATCGATTACGACGCGCAGTGCATTTTGCGCCGCGAAATCAGCCCCAACGGCAAGTCGCGCGCGTTCGTGAACGATACCCCCGTGACGGTGGAAACGCTGCGAAAAGTGGGCGCCAACCTGATGGACATCCACTCGCAGCACGATACGCTGCTGCTCGGCGACGCGGTTTTTCAGCTGAACCTGATTGACTTATACGCCGGCCTGGTGCCCACCCGCACGCAGTACAGCAGCGCCTACCGGCAGTACCGCAAGCTCGCCGCCGACCTTAAACACCTCGAAGACCAGGTAGCCCAAGCCAACAAAGAGCTCGACTACCACAGCTTTTTGCTCAACGAACTGGAAGAGGCTCGCCTCGATGGCGACAACCAAGAAGCCTTAGAGCAGGAGCTGAAAGAGCTGGAGCACGCCGAAGAAATCAAGCAAAAACTCACGTACGCGCTGCAAAGCCTGTCGGAAGGGGAGTACTGTGCTACCTCGTCGCTAAAGGAGGCCAGCATTATGCTGGGGCACATTGCGGGCTACTCTGAGTCGGCACGTCAGCTAAAGGAGCGGCTCGAGTCGTGTTTGATTGAGCTGCGCGACATTGCCGACGAAACTGAGCTGGCCGAGCAGCGCACCGAAGCCGACCCGCGCCGCCTGGAGGAACTGCAGGCCCGCCTGACAGTGCTTTACAACCTGCAGCGCAAGCACCAAGTGCGCGACCTACAAAGCCTGCTAGCCGTGCGCGACGAGCTGCAGCAAAAAGTAGGCTCGGTGCTGAACCTCGACAAAGAAATTGGGCGCTTGCGCAAGGATGCGGAGGGCGCCCTGGCTACCGTAAACAAGCGTGCCGCCCACCTGTCGGAGCAGCGGCGCAAGGCCTTCCCGCAGTTCGAGCGCGAGCTTGCCGAGCTGCTCTTCGACCTAGGGATGCCCAACGCCCGCTTGGTGGTACAGCACAGCGCCGGCCAGCCAACCGCCAGCGGCACCGATGTTATTAGCCTGCTCTTCACGGCCAACAAAGGCGCCCAGCCGCAAACCCTGAGCAAAGCGGCCTCGGGCGGCGAGTTCTCGCGCCTGATGCTGTGCGTGAAGTACCTGCTCGCCGACAAAACGGCCCTGCCCACCATCGTGTTCGACGAAATCGACACGGGTATTTCGGGCGAAATTGCCGTGAAAGTGGGCCGCATGATGCAGCAAATGGCCAAGAAGCACCAGCTCATCACCATTTCGCACCTGCCGCAAATGGCTGCTGCCGGCGATGCGCACTTCTTCGTGTACAAAGAAGACCGCGCCGACCGCACGGTTAGCCGCATCCGGCGCCTGACGGAAGAGGAGCGCATCCGCGAAATCGCGCAGATGATTTCGGGGGCCCGCGTTACCGAAAACGCCGTGCAAAGCGCCCGCGAACTGCTCTCAATGCGCGGCGAAAGCGAGTTGGTAGCGGCGTAA
- the porD gene encoding type IX secretion system protein PorD has translation MLRNGIYFCLGLLLLVLAGTRPVQAQELLAEVEVTAQNVAITDPQLISRMQKEIADFLNNRRWTNDVYKPEERIRCRIFIGINAIPQNGTYQTTARIFSSRPVYGTAYETNLMSYAESWQFTYLPGQPLDFSENSYVNNLSSILGFYAYMIIGMDQDSFSPLGGSRYFDRARNILQVAAGQSTDGDDGWKDNGKRDQRSRYWLLNGMQDPQLEALRSAVYAYYRQGLDVFIQKPDDARSSIFAALQGIQQANQRRPGSTLIRAFFETKADEIANIYRSSQSADQKQGVVALLQEVDPTNSAKYQAILQQR, from the coding sequence ATGTTGCGTAACGGTATATATTTCTGCCTAGGTCTGCTGCTGCTCGTGCTGGCCGGCACCCGGCCCGTACAGGCGCAGGAGCTGCTGGCCGAAGTGGAAGTAACGGCCCAAAACGTGGCCATTACCGACCCGCAACTGATTAGCCGGATGCAGAAGGAAATTGCCGATTTCTTGAACAACCGGCGTTGGACGAACGACGTGTACAAGCCGGAAGAGCGCATTCGGTGCCGCATTTTCATCGGCATCAACGCCATTCCGCAAAACGGCACTTACCAAACCACGGCGCGCATTTTCAGCTCGCGGCCGGTGTACGGCACCGCCTACGAAACCAACCTGATGAGCTACGCGGAGTCGTGGCAGTTTACTTACCTGCCCGGCCAGCCGCTCGATTTTTCGGAGAATTCCTACGTCAACAACCTGTCGTCGATACTGGGCTTTTACGCCTACATGATTATCGGCATGGATCAGGACAGCTTCTCGCCCCTAGGTGGTTCGCGCTACTTCGACCGCGCCCGCAACATTTTGCAGGTGGCAGCCGGCCAGAGCACCGACGGCGACGACGGCTGGAAGGACAACGGCAAGCGCGACCAGCGCAGCCGCTACTGGCTGCTCAACGGCATGCAAGACCCGCAGCTCGAAGCCTTGCGCTCGGCCGTATACGCCTATTACCGCCAAGGGCTCGATGTGTTTATTCAGAAACCCGACGACGCCCGCAGCAGCATTTTCGCAGCGTTGCAGGGCATTCAGCAGGCCAACCAGCGGCGGCCGGGCTCCACGCTTATCCGTGCATTCTTCGAAACCAAGGCCGATGAAATTGCCAACATCTACCGCAGCAGCCAGTCGGCCGACCAGAAACAGGGCGTGGTAGCGCTGCTGCAGGAAGTTGACCCCACCAACTCGGCCAAGTACCAAGCCATTTTGCAACAACGCTGA
- a CDS encoding phosphopantothenoylcysteine decarboxylase — protein MLTAGPTYEPIDPVRFIGNHSTGKMGYALAQEFADAGFEVTLVSGPTNLSIEHPAVQVVRVQTAQEMYEAAAAVASQADIWVFAAAVADYRPGTVATEKIKKRDDGSDETLVLELVKNIDIAATLGQTKRPEQFSVGFALETQDELRHAQDKLRRKNFDLVVLNSLRDAGAGFRHDTNKITLVDANGATAFELKPKAAVAHDIVSAIVARLQPHVA, from the coding sequence TTGCTCACGGCTGGCCCCACTTACGAGCCCATCGATCCGGTGCGGTTTATCGGCAACCACTCCACCGGCAAAATGGGCTATGCCCTGGCGCAGGAGTTTGCCGATGCTGGGTTTGAGGTGACGTTGGTGAGCGGGCCTACCAACCTAAGCATTGAGCACCCAGCCGTGCAGGTAGTGCGGGTGCAAACAGCGCAGGAAATGTACGAAGCCGCTGCGGCCGTGGCTTCGCAGGCCGATATCTGGGTTTTTGCGGCGGCTGTGGCCGATTACCGGCCCGGCACCGTTGCCACCGAGAAGATAAAAAAGCGCGACGACGGCTCGGATGAAACCCTGGTGCTGGAACTGGTGAAGAACATCGACATTGCCGCCACGCTCGGCCAAACCAAACGGCCCGAACAATTTTCGGTGGGTTTTGCGTTGGAGACGCAGGACGAGCTGCGCCACGCCCAGGATAAGCTGCGGCGCAAGAACTTCGATCTGGTGGTGCTGAACTCGCTCCGCGATGCCGGCGCAGGTTTTCGCCACGATACCAACAAAATCACCCTCGTGGATGCCAACGGCGCCACGGCTTTCGAGCTAAAACCCAAAGCCGCCGTTGCCCACGATATTGTTTCCGCCATTGTTGCCCGCCTTCAGCCCCATGTTGCGTAA
- a CDS encoding flavoprotein — MLAGRRILLGVSGSIAAYKSAALVRLLIKAGAEVQVILTPSASAFVTPITLATLSKRPVLQGFIKDEQSGVWHNHVDLGLWADLLLIAPASANTLGALANGLCPNLLTAVYLSARCPTMVAPAMDLDMYQHPATQRNLERLRQDGVQVLESPAGELASGLSGPGRMQEPEEIIRILNDEL, encoded by the coding sequence ATGCTGGCAGGCCGCCGCATATTGCTGGGCGTGAGTGGCAGCATTGCCGCTTACAAATCGGCCGCATTGGTGCGGCTGCTGATAAAAGCCGGAGCCGAGGTGCAGGTAATCCTGACGCCCTCGGCTTCGGCTTTTGTTACGCCCATTACCCTTGCCACGCTCTCGAAGCGGCCCGTGCTGCAAGGCTTTATCAAGGACGAGCAGTCGGGTGTGTGGCACAACCACGTCGACCTAGGGCTGTGGGCCGATCTGCTGCTGATTGCCCCTGCCAGCGCCAATACCCTAGGTGCTTTGGCCAACGGCCTGTGCCCCAACTTGCTCACGGCCGTGTACCTTTCGGCGCGCTGCCCCACCATGGTAGCCCCAGCCATGGACCTGGATATGTACCAGCATCCGGCTACGCAGCGCAACCTGGAGCGCCTGCGGCAGGATGGTGTACAGGTGCTGGAGTCGCCGGCCGGCGAGCTAGCCAGCGGCCTCAGCGGCCCCGGCCGTATGCAGGAGCCGGAGGAAATCATTAGAATTCTAAATGATGAATTATGA
- a CDS encoding DNA-directed RNA polymerase subunit omega, which yields MKVPSNVPASIVTRNLSDFVNETGNVYESIAIISKRANQISVKLKEELNSKLAEFATTVDNLEEVFENREQIEISKHYERLPKPTNLAIEEFLEGKVTFRMPEPEEPTAEKAE from the coding sequence ATGAAAGTACCTAGCAACGTTCCTGCTTCCATCGTTACCCGCAACCTGTCGGACTTCGTGAACGAAACCGGCAACGTGTACGAGTCGATTGCTATCATCTCGAAGCGCGCCAACCAGATTTCGGTGAAGCTCAAGGAAGAGCTGAACAGCAAGCTGGCCGAATTTGCCACCACCGTTGACAACCTCGAGGAGGTGTTCGAAAACCGCGAGCAAATCGAGATTTCGAAGCACTACGAGCGTCTGCCCAAGCCCACCAACCTGGCAATCGAGGAGTTCCTGGAAGGCAAAGTAACCTTCCGGATGCCCGAGCCGGAGGAGCCCACGGCCGAGAAAGCCGAGTAG
- a CDS encoding outer membrane protein assembly factor BamD: MSVFRLRVVALLMSTLLLGACSSYQKLLKSTDVNKKYTAAIDYYENKHDYYKAGTLLEPLIPLLKGRPEAEKAEFYFANTNYRQRNYTLSAYYFDQFAATYPASPFAEEAEFMHAKSLFKDSPEFELDQTNTFAALESIQEFLNRRPESKFRSEAEGMSNELQKKLDVKAFESAKLYYSLRYFQSAVVALNGFQQQYPSSPYGEQVAYLKFVSQYELARESVENKQRERYAEAVAYYQAFVDAFPQSKNLKDAEQLYDSAQKFLKENQPASEGATATTPKAQ; the protein is encoded by the coding sequence ATGTCCGTATTCCGCCTTCGCGTCGTCGCCTTGCTGATGAGCACCTTGCTGCTCGGTGCCTGCAGCTCTTACCAGAAGCTGCTGAAAAGCACCGACGTGAACAAGAAGTACACGGCGGCCATCGACTACTACGAAAACAAGCACGACTACTACAAGGCCGGCACCTTGCTGGAGCCGCTGATTCCGCTGCTGAAAGGCCGCCCCGAAGCCGAAAAGGCCGAGTTTTACTTTGCCAACACCAACTACCGCCAGCGCAACTATACGCTGAGCGCGTACTACTTCGATCAGTTTGCGGCTACGTACCCCGCTTCGCCGTTTGCCGAAGAGGCCGAGTTCATGCACGCCAAGTCGCTGTTCAAGGATTCGCCCGAATTTGAGCTCGATCAAACCAACACCTTCGCGGCGCTCGAGTCCATTCAGGAGTTCCTGAACCGCCGCCCCGAAAGCAAGTTCCGCTCCGAGGCCGAGGGCATGTCGAACGAGCTGCAGAAAAAGCTGGACGTGAAAGCCTTTGAATCGGCTAAACTCTACTACTCGCTGCGCTACTTTCAGTCGGCCGTGGTAGCCTTAAATGGGTTCCAGCAGCAATATCCTTCTTCGCCCTACGGCGAGCAGGTAGCATACCTCAAGTTCGTATCGCAGTACGAGCTAGCCCGCGAAAGCGTGGAAAACAAGCAGCGCGAGCGTTACGCCGAAGCCGTGGCGTATTACCAGGCCTTTGTCGATGCCTTCCCGCAAAGCAAAAACCTGAAAGATGCCGAGCAGCTGTACGACTCCGCTCAAAAATTCCTGAAAGAAAACCAGCCGGCCAGCGAGGGTGCCACCGCCACCACGCCCAAGGCGCAGTAA
- a CDS encoding OstA-like protein, with translation MRLRFFFLCFLLLLASVPLVWAQRRPAQTAPPQKGQRIELLPGAGELVGGVFNGRQIRKLIGNVSFRQGDTYLYCDSAYQYADRNAIEAFSNVRVVQNDTVTITGDRGFYDGDARLARMTGNVTLRDPRITLTTPALDYDLNRRIAFYRDGGHIVDSENTLDSQRGYYNTETQVFSFRGNVKLVSKDYTITNDTLQFNTQTKVAYFFGPTRITGQQGNLYAEKGTYNTRTRVSDFQRNAKIETPNYLLGGDQLIYDEARQYGVARGNVSMTAKKDNVVIRGDVGRYWRTLGRAKVYGSPVMRSIADRDTLYLAADTLMSVERRVANDPGIIYAYRRVKIYRGELQGRCDSLTYNRRDSVIYLNTKPVLWNQKNQLTADSMEIRLRRQKIDQMRLYANSFIVGQDTLLNFNQVKGRNMVAHFSNSKLRKVDVLGNAESLYHALENDTATTGLNKAVSANMALRFADNKLQTITFLTNPDASFIPPHELKEDDKQLKGFQWLIAQKPTRRAVLGKHFAPAAKPKGKPAKKVAAKKTPAKGKAAAKPAAKPAAPKPAARPAKAAPAAKPAPTQKPATLGSTKPKR, from the coding sequence ATGCGCCTTCGTTTCTTCTTCCTCTGCTTTTTGTTGCTGCTTGCGTCGGTGCCGCTGGTGTGGGCGCAGCGCCGCCCCGCCCAAACGGCTCCGCCCCAAAAAGGCCAACGCATTGAGCTGCTGCCGGGCGCTGGCGAATTGGTGGGCGGCGTGTTCAACGGCCGCCAAATCCGGAAGCTGATCGGCAACGTGAGTTTTCGGCAGGGCGATACGTACCTGTACTGCGACTCGGCCTACCAGTACGCCGACCGCAACGCCATTGAGGCCTTTAGCAACGTGCGTGTGGTGCAGAACGACACGGTTACCATAACCGGCGACCGTGGGTTTTACGACGGCGACGCCCGCCTGGCCCGCATGACCGGCAACGTAACGCTGCGCGACCCGCGCATCACGCTTACTACGCCCGCTCTTGATTACGACCTGAACCGTCGCATCGCTTTTTACCGCGACGGCGGCCACATCGTCGACTCCGAGAACACGCTCGATTCGCAGCGCGGCTACTACAACACCGAAACGCAGGTGTTCAGCTTCCGGGGCAACGTAAAGCTGGTGAGCAAGGATTACACCATCACCAACGACACGCTGCAGTTCAACACCCAAACCAAGGTGGCGTACTTCTTCGGGCCCACGCGCATTACGGGGCAGCAGGGCAACCTCTACGCCGAAAAAGGCACCTACAACACCCGCACGCGGGTGTCGGATTTCCAGCGCAACGCCAAAATCGAGACGCCAAACTACCTGCTAGGTGGCGACCAGCTGATTTACGACGAGGCCCGGCAGTACGGCGTGGCCCGCGGCAACGTGTCGATGACGGCCAAAAAGGACAACGTGGTGATTCGCGGCGACGTGGGCCGTTACTGGCGTACCCTAGGTCGGGCCAAGGTGTACGGCTCGCCGGTGATGCGCAGCATTGCCGACCGCGACACGCTGTACCTCGCCGCCGATACGCTGATGAGCGTGGAGCGCCGTGTAGCCAACGACCCCGGCATTATTTACGCTTACCGGCGCGTCAAAATTTACCGCGGCGAGCTGCAAGGCCGCTGCGACTCGCTTACCTACAACCGCCGCGACTCGGTGATTTACCTGAACACCAAGCCGGTGCTCTGGAATCAGAAAAACCAGCTCACGGCCGACTCGATGGAAATCCGACTGCGGCGGCAGAAGATTGACCAGATGCGGCTGTACGCCAACTCGTTTATCGTCGGCCAGGATACACTCCTGAACTTTAATCAGGTGAAAGGCCGCAACATGGTGGCCCACTTTAGCAACAGCAAGCTGCGCAAGGTTGATGTGCTGGGCAACGCCGAGAGCTTGTACCACGCCCTCGAAAACGACACCGCTACCACGGGCCTGAACAAAGCCGTATCGGCCAACATGGCCCTGCGCTTTGCCGATAACAAACTGCAAACCATCACCTTCCTCACCAACCCCGATGCGAGCTTTATACCGCCGCACGAGCTCAAGGAAGACGACAAACAGCTGAAAGGGTTTCAGTGGTTGATAGCCCAAAAGCCCACCCGCCGTGCCGTGTTGGGCAAGCATTTTGCGCCCGCTGCCAAGCCCAAAGGCAAACCGGCCAAGAAGGTGGCCGCAAAAAAAACGCCTGCCAAGGGCAAGGCCGCTGCCAAGCCGGCCGCCAAACCCGCTGCGCCCAAGCCCGCAGCCCGGCCGGCTAAGGCCGCTCCGGCTGCTAAACCAGCTCCTACCCAAAAGCCTGCTACCTTGGGCAGCACCAAACCCAAACGATAA
- a CDS encoding glycerophosphodiester phosphodiesterase, with protein sequence MLKRYAVTVLARRANWLVCVLGGVLAGCSRHAGSGSTTVGPGHAPVRVIGHAGSGFFTPINPFNPLPPSSLAGVAKALGAGADGVEVDVQLSQDSVPVLYHDAELQSMTTGHGCVSQHRAAALQQLSYRGGPPYDWFQQQRIATLEQLLQELSKRPAFPYLHLDLHENDACQPQQPHARSPRLVRALGRLLRQYQVPPERVLIVTEHVPTLRQFKTELPGVALGLEITDRFNERLPLAAVEGVRAVVLPKRLATPEHVAQVRSAGLQVVLFGGRSGKSIRRLLALQPDAIEVDNVPQMLKQLGRNRSPRTNPANAPNLTRVR encoded by the coding sequence ATGCTCAAACGTTACGCCGTTACCGTGCTGGCGCGCCGCGCCAATTGGCTGGTTTGTGTGCTTGGAGGTGTGTTGGCCGGCTGCAGCCGCCACGCGGGCAGCGGCAGCACCACCGTCGGCCCGGGCCACGCGCCGGTGCGGGTAATTGGGCACGCGGGTTCGGGGTTCTTCACGCCCATAAATCCGTTTAACCCGTTGCCGCCAAGCAGCCTGGCCGGGGTAGCCAAGGCCCTAGGTGCCGGCGCCGATGGGGTAGAGGTGGACGTGCAACTCAGCCAAGACAGCGTACCGGTGCTCTACCACGACGCCGAGCTGCAAAGCATGACCACCGGCCACGGCTGCGTAAGCCAGCACCGCGCCGCCGCCTTGCAGCAGCTGAGTTACCGCGGCGGCCCGCCTTACGATTGGTTTCAGCAGCAGCGCATTGCCACGCTCGAGCAACTGCTGCAGGAGCTAAGCAAACGGCCAGCGTTTCCGTACCTGCACCTTGATTTGCACGAAAACGATGCCTGCCAGCCCCAGCAGCCCCATGCTCGTTCGCCCAGGTTGGTGCGCGCCCTAGGTCGGTTGCTGCGGCAATACCAGGTGCCACCCGAGCGGGTGCTAATTGTGACGGAGCACGTGCCCACGCTTCGGCAATTTAAAACCGAGCTGCCCGGCGTGGCCCTAGGTCTGGAAATTACCGATCGGTTTAATGAGCGGTTGCCGCTAGCGGCCGTAGAGGGCGTGCGGGCGGTGGTGCTGCCCAAGCGCTTGGCCACGCCCGAGCACGTGGCGCAGGTGCGGTCGGCGGGCTTGCAAGTAGTGCTGTTTGGCGGGCGTTCGGGCAAATCCATCAGGCGCTTACTGGCCCTGCAGCCCGATGCCATTGAGGTAGACAACGTGCCGCAGATGCTGAAGCAGCTGGGCCGCAACCGTAGTCCCCGCACCAACCCGGCAAATGCACCAAACCTGACGCGTGTGCGTTAG
- the tilS gene encoding tRNA lysidine(34) synthetase TilS, translating into MLDRVREFIAENNLFNPETDQLLVAVSGGMDSVVLLDVLHRLGVGVAVAHCHFGLRGEEADADEEFVRKLAKKYDAPYFAEFFDTKGFAEQEGLSTQMAARVLRYQWFEQVRRTQQLGYIATAHHRRDAAETMLLNLTHGTGLRGLHGIPARQGHVVRPLLGIGKEDMFDYVVERRLVWREDSSNESTAYQRNKLRHEVLPTLRELNPNLDETLQHTAERVQGAELLVQHMVEQATQQARRDEDQAVYINIGVLQATPATAVVLQEMLRPFHFSWLVVKDIVASFRATSGRQFESPTHLLVKDRDQLVITPKNLGGFGTFQLQAGQAELVAEGLRLTVTERPAEGYKIPRSREVAAFDADKLKFPLTLRKWREGDWFMPIGLKGKKKLSDFLIDEKVPLNLKPQVPLLVTPDGKVTWVVGYRPDDRFKVTEETQRVLEVRLQRQPTK; encoded by the coding sequence ATGCTCGACCGCGTTCGTGAGTTTATTGCCGAAAACAACCTGTTCAACCCCGAAACCGACCAGCTGCTGGTGGCCGTGAGCGGCGGCATGGATTCGGTGGTGCTGCTCGATGTGCTGCACCGCCTGGGTGTGGGCGTGGCGGTGGCGCACTGCCACTTCGGCTTGCGCGGCGAGGAGGCCGATGCCGACGAGGAGTTTGTGCGCAAGCTGGCCAAGAAGTACGACGCCCCTTACTTCGCCGAGTTCTTCGACACGAAGGGTTTTGCCGAGCAAGAAGGTTTGTCAACCCAAATGGCTGCCCGTGTGCTGCGCTACCAGTGGTTCGAGCAGGTGCGGCGCACCCAACAGCTGGGTTACATAGCCACCGCGCACCACCGCCGCGACGCCGCCGAAACCATGCTCCTGAACCTGACGCACGGCACCGGGCTGCGCGGCCTGCACGGCATACCTGCCCGGCAAGGCCACGTGGTACGCCCGCTGCTGGGCATCGGCAAGGAGGATATGTTTGACTACGTGGTGGAGCGCCGCCTGGTGTGGCGCGAAGACTCCTCGAACGAAAGCACCGCTTACCAGCGCAACAAGCTGCGCCACGAGGTGCTGCCCACCCTGCGCGAGCTAAACCCCAACCTCGACGAAACCCTGCAACACACCGCCGAGCGCGTGCAGGGCGCCGAGTTGCTGGTGCAGCACATGGTGGAGCAAGCCACCCAGCAAGCCCGCCGCGACGAAGATCAGGCCGTGTACATCAACATTGGGGTGCTGCAGGCCACGCCCGCCACGGCCGTGGTATTGCAGGAAATGCTGCGGCCCTTTCATTTTTCGTGGCTAGTGGTCAAGGACATTGTGGCCTCGTTCCGGGCCACGTCGGGGCGGCAGTTCGAGTCGCCCACGCACTTGCTCGTGAAAGACCGCGACCAACTCGTCATCACGCCCAAAAACCTAGGTGGCTTCGGTACCTTTCAGCTACAGGCAGGCCAAGCCGAGCTAGTAGCCGAGGGCCTGCGCCTAACGGTAACCGAGCGCCCGGCCGAGGGCTACAAAATCCCTAGGTCGCGCGAGGTGGCCGCCTTCGATGCCGACAAGCTGAAGTTTCCGCTGACGCTACGCAAGTGGCGCGAGGGCGACTGGTTTATGCCCATCGGCCTGAAGGGCAAAAAGAAGCTCAGCGACTTTCTCATCGACGAAAAAGTACCCCTGAACCTGAAGCCGCAAGTGCCGTTGCTCGTTACGCCCGATGGCAAAGTAACCTGGGTAGTTGGCTACCGCCCCGACGACCGGTTTAAAGTGACGGAGGAAACGCAGCGGGTGCTGGAGGTGCGCTTGCAACGCCAACCGACGAAGTAA
- the mdh gene encoding malate dehydrogenase translates to MKVTVVGAGNVGATCADVLATREIANEIVLVDIKEGIAEGKALDIWQKAPIIGYDSRTIGVTNDYSRTADSDVVVITSGLPRKPGMSRDDLISVNAGIVKSVTEQVVKYSPNAIIIVVSNPLDVMTYQAHLTSGLDRTKVFGMAGILDTARYRAFLAEALNVSPKDIQAVLMGGHGDTMVPLPRYTTVGGIPVTELIGKEQLDAIVQRTAVGGGELVKLMGTSAWYAPGAAAAQMVEAIVRDQRRVFPVCVELKGEYGIDGVYLGAPVILGKNGIERIIELQLNDDEKALLETSRGHVKEVMDALDKMGQPANA, encoded by the coding sequence ATGAAAGTAACCGTTGTAGGGGCAGGTAACGTGGGCGCTACCTGCGCCGACGTACTCGCTACCCGCGAAATCGCCAACGAAATTGTTCTCGTCGACATCAAGGAAGGCATTGCCGAAGGCAAGGCTCTGGACATTTGGCAGAAGGCTCCCATCATCGGTTACGACTCGCGTACCATCGGCGTAACCAACGATTACAGCCGCACCGCTGATTCGGACGTGGTGGTAATTACCTCGGGCCTGCCCCGCAAGCCCGGCATGAGCCGCGACGACCTTATTTCGGTTAACGCCGGCATCGTGAAGTCGGTAACGGAGCAAGTGGTGAAGTACTCGCCCAACGCCATCATCATCGTGGTATCAAACCCGCTCGACGTGATGACCTACCAAGCGCACCTCACCTCGGGCCTCGACCGCACCAAGGTATTTGGCATGGCTGGCATCCTCGATACCGCTCGCTACCGTGCATTCTTGGCTGAGGCCCTGAATGTAAGTCCCAAAGACATTCAGGCAGTACTGATGGGTGGCCACGGCGACACCATGGTGCCCCTGCCCCGCTACACCACCGTGGGCGGCATTCCGGTAACCGAGCTGATCGGCAAAGAGCAACTCGACGCCATTGTGCAGCGCACCGCTGTTGGCGGCGGCGAGCTGGTGAAACTGATGGGTACCTCGGCTTGGTACGCTCCGGGTGCCGCCGCCGCGCAAATGGTTGAGGCCATCGTGCGCGACCAGCGCCGCGTGTTCCCGGTGTGCGTAGAGCTGAAAGGCGAGTACGGCATCGACGGCGTGTACCTGGGTGCTCCGGTTATCCTCGGCAAAAACGGCATCGAGCGCATCATCGAGCTGCAGCTGAACGACGACGAGAAGGCCCTGCTCGAAACCTCGCGCGGCCACGTGAAAGAGGTAATGGATGCGCTGGACAAAATGGGCCAGCCCGCCAACGCGTAA